One Campylobacter sp. MIT 12-8780 DNA window includes the following coding sequences:
- the neuC gene encoding UDP-N-acetylglucosamine 2-epimerase, translating into MKKIVFVTGTRADFAKIKSLMLKVEEAPNFELFIFVTGMHMSKGFGFTADEVSKAGFKNIFRFINHDRYYQMDKALASTIDGFSRFVVEIQPDLIVVHGDRIEPLAAASVGALNNILVAHIEGGELSGTIDDSLRHAISKLAHIHLVNDEKAKKTLMQLGEDEQSIFIIGSPDLEILANNKVSLEQAKSYYEINFQNYAIATLHPVTTEFNSMKEQAFEFVKALKQSAKNYIVIYPNNDLGFEFIMQSYEELKNLPNFRLFSSLRFEYFITLLKHADFIIGNSSCILKEALYLKTPGILVGSRQNNRSGSQSVTKVPAKAEKILNAIENVHKNKNTKQEKPKLINSSKEFFTHLEKGDFFKISKQKVFKEL; encoded by the coding sequence GTGAAAAAAATAGTTTTTGTAACCGGCACTAGGGCTGATTTTGCAAAGATAAAATCCTTAATGCTAAAAGTTGAAGAAGCTCCAAATTTTGAGCTTTTTATCTTTGTAACAGGCATGCATATGAGCAAAGGTTTTGGCTTTACAGCTGATGAGGTAAGTAAGGCAGGATTTAAAAATATATTCCGCTTTATAAACCATGATAGATATTATCAAATGGATAAGGCTTTAGCCTCTACTATAGATGGTTTTTCAAGATTTGTTGTTGAAATACAGCCTGATCTCATCGTGGTTCATGGCGATAGGATAGAACCACTTGCTGCTGCAAGCGTAGGAGCATTAAACAACATACTTGTAGCTCATATTGAAGGAGGCGAGCTTTCTGGCACTATAGATGATAGTTTAAGACATGCTATCTCAAAACTCGCTCACATTCATTTAGTCAATGATGAAAAGGCTAAAAAAACCCTTATGCAACTTGGAGAAGATGAGCAATCAATTTTTATCATAGGTTCTCCAGACCTTGAAATTTTAGCTAATAATAAAGTCTCACTAGAACAAGCAAAAAGCTATTATGAAATAAATTTTCAAAATTATGCTATCGCTACACTTCACCCTGTTACAACCGAGTTTAACTCTATGAAAGAGCAAGCCTTTGAATTTGTAAAAGCCCTCAAACAAAGCGCTAAAAACTATATAGTGATTTATCCAAATAATGATTTAGGTTTTGAGTTTATCATGCAAAGCTATGAAGAGCTTAAAAACTTACCAAATTTTAGACTATTTTCTTCTTTGCGTTTTGAGTATTTTATCACTCTTTTAAAACATGCTGATTTTATCATAGGCAATTCAAGCTGCATACTTAAAGAAGCCTTATATCTTAAAACACCAGGAATTTTAGTCGGATCAAGACAAAATAACAGATCAGGCTCTCAAAGCGTAACAAAAGTGCCAGCAAAAGCAGAAAAAATTCTAAATGCCATAGAAAATGTGCATAAAAATAAAAATACCAAACAAGAAAAACCAAAGCTTATCAATAGCTCAAAAGAGTTTTTTACTCATCTTGAAAAAGGGGATTTTTTTAAGATTTCTAAGCAAAAAGTGTTTAAGGAGTTATGA
- a CDS encoding glycosyltransferase family 8 protein, whose product MFHIVFNLNDNYVKYVAVLITSIIKNTNSLKKIKDFFNETATNKINFKQLGYQSLHECEEGYVFHLLTDGIKNENKIKLEKFEAELNTIYPCKIKIYTLDDTFLKIYSLPKIQGSHLAYFKLRMASSLPNEISKCLYLDVDMLAVSDIREIFTLDLCNKIIAAVGCFRQYPPLKAKIKHLDDFKLEPFHFNTGFMFIDLDLWRKEKIEERCFEFMAKFHLNHLGDECAINAITATNNRYLTIPLRWNLTFGTANIDNNSFNDIPKPEKNAHYDMTKLDFEHELENPRIIHFTGGGDFPNPWGSLYKTLNYNSLIPLHYQYRKKWWEIALETPIFCDELQNIKKNLKENQLNDLRQLLQLRFRDINIKAAQLQNSIIQFSKQKNTSNIGAVYKIKNQLSYKLGEIMIKNSKNLMQILQLPFKIKQISREHKEKQNIYNTLIELKPELKLQNIETYPDYKEALKLKEQLPYKLGEAFIKAYNNRWGGGIVKFFFIDMPKIKKEFKDE is encoded by the coding sequence ATGTTTCATATTGTTTTTAACCTCAATGATAATTATGTAAAATACGTCGCAGTTTTAATAACCAGCATAATCAAAAATACTAACTCATTAAAAAAAATTAAAGATTTTTTTAATGAAACAGCTACAAATAAAATAAACTTCAAACAACTTGGATACCAATCTTTACACGAATGTGAAGAAGGATATGTATTTCATCTTCTTACAGATGGCATTAAAAATGAAAACAAAATTAAATTGGAAAAATTTGAAGCCGAACTTAATACAATTTATCCTTGCAAGATAAAAATCTACACTTTAGATGATACTTTTTTAAAAATATACTCTTTGCCTAAAATACAAGGGAGTCACTTGGCATATTTTAAATTAAGAATGGCTTCTTCTTTGCCAAATGAAATTTCAAAATGTCTTTATTTAGATGTGGATATGTTAGCAGTTTCAGATATAAGAGAAATTTTTACACTTGATTTGTGCAATAAAATAATTGCTGCTGTAGGATGTTTTAGACAATACCCTCCTTTAAAAGCTAAAATAAAACATCTTGATGATTTTAAACTTGAACCTTTTCATTTTAATACTGGATTTATGTTTATTGATTTAGATTTATGGAGAAAAGAAAAAATCGAAGAAAGGTGTTTTGAATTTATGGCAAAATTTCATTTAAATCACCTTGGTGATGAATGTGCGATCAACGCCATTACTGCAACTAATAATAGATATTTAACTATACCTTTACGATGGAATTTAACTTTTGGAACAGCAAATATAGACAACAACTCATTCAATGATATACCAAAACCAGAAAAGAATGCTCATTATGATATGACCAAACTGGATTTTGAACATGAATTAGAAAATCCAAGAATCATCCATTTTACAGGTGGAGGAGATTTTCCAAATCCTTGGGGTTCTTTATACAAAACGCTTAATTACAATTCTTTAATTCCTTTACACTACCAATATAGAAAAAAATGGTGGGAAATAGCCTTAGAAACTCCTATTTTTTGTGATGAATTGCAAAATATCAAAAAAAATCTTAAAGAAAATCAACTTAACGATCTTAGGCAATTGCTACAACTTAGATTTAGAGATATTAATATCAAAGCTGCACAATTACAAAATTCCATTATTCAATTTTCTAAACAAAAAAATACTTCAAATATAGGAGCAGTCTATAAAATCAAAAACCAACTTAGTTATAAACTTGGTGAAATAATGATAAAAAACTCAAAAAACTTGATGCAAATACTCCAACTTCCTTTTAAGATCAAGCAAATTTCAAGAGAACACAAAGAAAAACAAAACATTTATAATACTCTCATAGAGTTGAAACCCGAACTAAAATTACAAAATATAGAAACCTATCCAGACTATAAAGAAGCCTTAAAGCTTAAAGAACAGCTTCCATACAAACTAGGTGAAGCTTTTATCAAAGCTTATAACAATCGCTGGGGGGGGGGGATTGTCAAATTCTTTTTTATCGATATGCCTAAGATAAAAAAAGAATTTAAAGATGAGTAA
- the neuB gene encoding N-acetylneuraminate synthase, whose translation MKNAKEIKIASITISKDTQPLVVPEIGINHNGSLELAKLMVDSAARAGARLIKHQTHIVEDEMSEAAKSVIPGNAKISIYEIMQKCALNEKDERALKEYSESKGLVYLSTPFSRAAANRLEDMGVLAYKIGSGECNNYPLIKHIASFKKPMILSTGMNSLANIKESVAILRKAEVPFVLLHTTNLYPTPQKLVRLNAMKELEKEFDCLVGLSDHTLNNLACLGAVALGACVLERHFTDTMHREGPDIVCSMDEHALKELIIQSEQMRIMRGDGALKQAATEEQVTIDFAFASVVSIKDIKKGELLSKENIWVKRPGKGGIHAKHYESILGKKAKKDITHDTQLQFEDFE comes from the coding sequence ATGAAAAATGCAAAAGAGATTAAAATAGCTTCAATTACCATATCAAAAGATACACAGCCTCTTGTTGTGCCTGAAATTGGCATTAATCATAATGGTAGTTTAGAGCTTGCAAAGCTTATGGTAGATAGTGCAGCTCGTGCTGGAGCTAGGCTCATAAAGCATCAAACTCATATTGTTGAAGATGAGATGAGTGAAGCTGCAAAAAGTGTAATACCTGGAAATGCAAAAATTAGCATTTATGAAATCATGCAAAAATGTGCTTTAAATGAAAAAGATGAAAGGGCATTAAAAGAGTATAGTGAAAGTAAAGGACTTGTCTATCTTAGCACACCTTTTTCAAGAGCTGCAGCGAACCGACTTGAAGATATGGGTGTTTTAGCTTATAAAATAGGCTCTGGAGAATGCAATAATTATCCCTTAATCAAACACATAGCAAGCTTTAAAAAGCCTATGATTTTAAGCACAGGCATGAACTCACTTGCAAATATAAAAGAAAGCGTAGCTATCTTAAGAAAAGCCGAAGTGCCTTTTGTCCTGCTTCACACAACCAATCTTTATCCTACCCCACAAAAGCTCGTGCGTTTAAATGCTATGAAAGAACTTGAAAAAGAATTTGACTGCCTTGTAGGATTAAGCGATCATACCTTAAATAATCTTGCTTGCCTTGGAGCAGTTGCACTTGGAGCTTGTGTGCTAGAAAGACACTTTACTGATACTATGCATAGAGAGGGACCAGATATAGTTTGCTCAATGGATGAACATGCCCTAAAAGAGCTTATTATACAAAGTGAGCAAATGCGTATAATGAGAGGAGATGGGGCATTAAAGCAAGCAGCAACAGAGGAACAAGTTACCATAGACTTTGCTTTTGCAAGCGTTGTAAGTATAAAAGATATTAAAAAAGGAGAGCTTTTAAGCAAGGAAAATATTTGGGTAAAAAGACCTGGCAAAGGCGGAATTCATGCTAAGCATTATGAAAGCATACTTGGCAAAAAAGCTAAAAAAGATATAACTCATGACACGCAATTGCAATTTGAGGATTTTGAGTGA
- a CDS encoding formyltransferase family protein, whose translation MKGSKALAFILHTLIILRTYYVLKVLYWGIAMKKIIILTSNELRHSFMRKAIALDSEIEVLKSYCELKNTQAYTYTNAQDLQEKHLALRLQSEKDFFQAFVDLSPDLSKPHFIPDKAINNQEFIDEIIDLKPDLLIAYGCSLIEAPLIDFFGKAFLNVHLGLSPYYRGSGTNFFPLVNNEPEFVGASFMYIDKGIDTGDIIHQIRAEVCINDDCHKIGNRLIAKVASTYKDLIKNYENLVPLKQPNDKKSGKLYKKKDFTLEATLKMYDNFANNLVEKYLQKPESQKASILENPALTKDKQ comes from the coding sequence ATGAAAGGCTCAAAAGCTCTAGCTTTTATCCTCCATACCCTTATCATTTTAAGAACTTACTATGTGCTTAAAGTGCTTTACTGGGGTATTGCTATGAAAAAAATCATTATACTTACAAGCAATGAGCTAAGACATAGCTTTATGCGTAAAGCGATAGCTTTAGATAGTGAAATTGAGGTTTTAAAAAGCTATTGTGAGCTAAAAAACACTCAAGCATATACATATACAAATGCACAAGACTTGCAAGAAAAGCATCTTGCTTTAAGACTTCAAAGTGAAAAGGATTTTTTTCAAGCCTTTGTTGATCTAAGTCCTGATTTATCAAAGCCTCATTTTATACCAGATAAAGCTATTAACAATCAAGAATTTATAGATGAGATCATTGATTTAAAGCCTGATTTGCTTATAGCTTATGGTTGTTCTTTGATAGAAGCTCCATTGATTGATTTTTTTGGCAAGGCTTTTTTAAATGTGCATTTGGGCTTATCTCCATATTATAGAGGCAGTGGAACGAATTTTTTTCCTCTTGTAAATAATGAACCAGAATTTGTAGGTGCAAGCTTTATGTATATAGACAAAGGCATTGATACAGGTGATATTATCCATCAAATTCGTGCTGAAGTTTGCATAAATGATGACTGCCATAAAATAGGCAATAGGCTAATTGCTAAAGTTGCAAGCACCTATAAGGACTTAATTAAAAATTATGAAAACTTAGTTCCCCTAAAACAGCCAAACGACAAAAAAAGCGGTAAGCTCTATAAAAAGAAAGATTTTACCCTAGAAGCCACATTGAAAATGTATGATAATTTTGCCAATAATTTGGTAGAAAAATACCTACAAAAACCAGAATCGCAAAAAGCTTCAATCCTAGAAAATCCAGCTCTAACAAAGGACAAACAATGA